A region from the Nonlabens sp. YIK11 genome encodes:
- the truA gene encoding tRNA pseudouridine(38-40) synthase TruA produces the protein MQKQRYFIELAYDGTAYHGWQRQPQSISVQEVLEDGLLKMLRAKTYVTGAGRTDTGVHATQMFAHFDWECELDPIQLTYRLNRWFPKDISVFEIKKVTDKAHARFSATHRSYEYRFHLRPDPFKNRSRYILYRIPDIALMQKAADVLLDYTDFECFSRTNTDVKTYLCDISEARFEQNGFELIFHITANRFLRNMVRAVVGTLLEVGYGKLEVEDMHRILKSKDRGKAGASAPAQGLYLTRVRYPQEIWIDE, from the coding sequence ATGCAAAAACAGCGCTATTTTATTGAGCTTGCCTATGACGGCACGGCCTATCATGGCTGGCAGCGACAACCGCAAAGTATTTCTGTGCAAGAAGTGCTGGAAGATGGATTGTTAAAAATGCTGCGAGCGAAAACCTACGTCACTGGAGCAGGAAGAACCGATACCGGAGTTCATGCGACCCAAATGTTTGCGCATTTTGATTGGGAATGCGAATTGGATCCCATTCAATTGACGTATCGTCTCAATCGCTGGTTCCCTAAAGATATTAGTGTTTTTGAAATAAAAAAAGTGACCGACAAGGCGCATGCGAGATTTAGTGCAACACATCGATCTTACGAATACCGCTTCCATCTTAGACCAGACCCATTCAAGAACAGATCAAGGTATATCTTATATAGAATACCTGATATAGCACTAATGCAAAAAGCAGCAGATGTTCTATTGGACTATACTGATTTTGAATGCTTCTCGAGAACGAACACAGACGTAAAGACCTATCTTTGTGACATTAGTGAGGCGCGCTTTGAACAGAATGGTTTTGAACTAATTTTTCACATCACCGCTAATCGTTTTCTTAGAAATATGGTCAGAGCAGTGGTAGGCACTTTATTGGAAGTAGGCTACGGGAAATTGGAAGTTGAAGATATGCATCGCATTCTCAAATCGAAAGATAGAGGCAAAGCTGGCGCCAGTGCACCAGCTCAAGGTTTATATCTTACCAGAGTACGCTATCCTCAAGAAATTTGGATCGATGAGTAA
- a CDS encoding metallophosphoesterase family protein: MKILLLSDTHSHYDDFMEKYILQADEVWHAGDIGNLEVTDKIAALKPLRAVYGNIDDDKARTQFPLHNRFECEGMDVWITHIGGYPGRYNPNIRQEIYSNPPDVFICGHSHILKVINDKKIDCLHMNPGAIGIHGFHKKRTMLRFEINAGKISNLEVIEKDR; this comes from the coding sequence ATGAAAATTCTACTCCTTTCAGATACGCACAGTCATTACGACGATTTTATGGAAAAATATATCTTGCAGGCTGATGAAGTCTGGCATGCCGGAGATATTGGCAATCTAGAAGTGACTGATAAGATAGCGGCTCTCAAACCTTTAAGAGCCGTATATGGAAATATTGATGACGATAAGGCAAGAACCCAATTCCCTTTGCATAATCGATTTGAATGCGAAGGAATGGATGTGTGGATCACCCACATAGGCGGCTATCCTGGACGGTACAATCCCAACATCAGACAGGAAATCTATAGCAATCCACCAGACGTGTTTATTTGCGGGCACAGCCACATTCTCAAGGTAATCAATGATAAAAAGATCGATTGCCTACATATGAATCCAGGCGCTATAGGTATTCATGGCTTCCATAAAAAACGAACCATGCTCAGGTTTGAAATTAATGCTGGGAAGATTTCTAATTTGGAGGTTATTGAAAAGGATCGGTAA
- a CDS encoding histidine kinase — MKWHNLLCCLLVSLVGFTQQYPSTHFSDRDILPNNTVRTLFIAKDGALWIGTDNGLVRKYNDQVDSYFKEDGLTQNNIWAINQDVYGNIWIGSYGKGLSTFKDNKIIPYAHNDQLPDQEVTQLFIHDEWLYIGTSDGLAVIDMTRPDRIITYDPNSIPDDPFNVQGFLELKNEVYVITYDDGIHKVALDEDKISLNRVWAEKYLYGASQFKDSMYLSGKQYYKTVSTAGFTDITSLRKMEPRGNSIFWDYEPLEDRLFAAGWGIYSKDGGIYELVPGGFELRNEFFDVESTQVTSLAVQREFGLLYLGTLDNGYYEIRLDQSVSFEKSNHDRVVDFAQLDGDMITLYNDALQIENISIDANQFKKWQVEYVDSNPNDLPKYENYFYELKYDTCPTDIVFYSVKENRGTIWVNTSIGMYQFDGSGALINYMPVHALEFNFTADGQLIEPNFYHGTRVYDSVSTMRYTYYDESKSMDNPRFVVGSFQDGNKTYLTSIFNGLYVYEDGQFISLAENNIWNEKRLRFITELNDGRKAVTNEDGDVFVINDDSTFKASQIHRDPSHGKTITFLSSYKDFIILGTSQGIVFHNGDREIFMNQEQGVDSKIYNGFVNDGILHLASDHGSYSIQLDAVLNQKSRVDHIGLQSLMINGTEINAAEMVNGKINLDHDQNSLEIQLSTNNHPFPGKLRYSYRLDESDSWIELPENKLTLPFLDSGDYQLFVQIDDASTGYKMDQKILEFHIAKPFYKSNLFLALIFLVSMMFLIVYFRFKRKRAYQTALEKESVTKRIEEVKMEALLSQMNPHFIFNSLNSVQYFISNNENDRAMKYLGTFSDLIRSNLHNTERPLITLEDEIAYLKRYIDLENARFSDRIEVIFIVDPELSLTQTHIPTMILQPFVENAFIHAFPSRIESPQIRIEFAVIDSQCYQCTITDNGIGDVSFHKNKHHVSKGTQLVRERLSFLGYDAEKALQISYSQHGTLVKLELER, encoded by the coding sequence GTGAAATGGCATAATCTACTCTGTTGCCTGCTGGTTTCTTTAGTTGGTTTTACGCAACAATATCCATCTACTCACTTTTCTGATCGCGACATACTGCCTAACAATACGGTGCGCACTCTGTTTATTGCCAAGGATGGCGCATTATGGATAGGAACTGATAACGGTCTGGTCAGGAAATATAACGATCAGGTGGATTCCTATTTCAAGGAAGATGGCCTTACCCAAAACAATATCTGGGCAATTAATCAAGATGTTTATGGGAATATCTGGATAGGCAGCTATGGTAAAGGGTTATCTACTTTTAAGGACAATAAAATTATTCCCTACGCTCATAATGATCAATTACCAGATCAAGAGGTTACCCAGCTATTTATTCATGATGAATGGTTGTACATAGGAACCAGCGATGGACTTGCGGTGATAGACATGACTCGTCCTGACCGTATCATAACCTACGATCCTAATTCCATTCCTGACGATCCTTTCAACGTTCAAGGATTTTTAGAGCTCAAAAATGAGGTTTATGTGATCACCTATGATGATGGGATTCACAAGGTGGCACTCGATGAGGATAAAATCTCATTAAATCGCGTTTGGGCGGAAAAGTATCTCTATGGCGCTTCTCAATTCAAGGATTCTATGTATTTAAGTGGCAAGCAGTATTATAAAACTGTTTCCACAGCAGGTTTTACAGATATAACTTCATTGAGAAAAATGGAACCGCGAGGCAATTCTATTTTCTGGGATTATGAGCCATTGGAGGATAGACTTTTTGCAGCCGGTTGGGGAATCTATTCTAAGGATGGTGGGATTTATGAGTTAGTGCCAGGTGGATTTGAGTTGCGAAATGAGTTCTTTGATGTTGAAAGTACTCAAGTAACATCGCTTGCGGTGCAACGTGAGTTTGGTTTGTTATATCTAGGTACTTTGGATAATGGTTATTACGAAATCAGACTGGATCAATCAGTCTCATTTGAAAAATCAAATCACGATAGGGTAGTCGATTTTGCGCAGCTGGACGGTGATATGATTACCCTATACAATGATGCGTTGCAAATAGAGAACATTTCTATTGACGCTAACCAATTCAAAAAATGGCAAGTAGAATATGTTGATAGCAATCCTAATGATCTTCCTAAATACGAGAATTACTTTTATGAATTAAAGTACGATACATGTCCAACGGACATTGTTTTCTATAGCGTCAAAGAAAACCGTGGTACTATTTGGGTAAACACTTCTATCGGTATGTATCAATTTGATGGATCTGGAGCACTCATCAACTATATGCCTGTTCACGCTTTGGAATTCAATTTTACAGCAGATGGCCAATTGATAGAGCCTAATTTTTATCACGGCACGCGGGTTTATGATAGTGTTTCTACCATGAGATACACGTACTATGATGAGTCCAAATCTATGGATAACCCTAGGTTTGTGGTTGGCAGCTTTCAAGATGGAAATAAAACCTATCTCACCTCTATTTTTAATGGTTTATATGTCTATGAAGATGGACAGTTTATCTCATTAGCAGAAAACAATATTTGGAACGAGAAACGATTAAGGTTCATTACTGAACTAAATGACGGTAGGAAGGCGGTCACCAATGAAGACGGTGATGTATTTGTTATTAATGACGATTCAACATTTAAAGCAAGTCAGATCCATCGTGATCCATCACATGGTAAAACCATCACCTTTCTTTCTTCCTATAAGGATTTCATCATTCTGGGCACATCACAAGGAATAGTTTTTCACAATGGTGATCGCGAGATATTTATGAATCAGGAGCAAGGAGTTGATTCTAAAATCTACAATGGTTTTGTAAATGATGGCATATTGCATCTAGCTAGTGATCACGGTAGCTATTCTATACAGCTGGATGCAGTTCTTAATCAAAAAAGTAGGGTAGACCACATAGGTCTGCAATCTTTGATGATTAATGGTACAGAGATTAACGCAGCTGAAATGGTCAACGGTAAAATCAATTTGGATCATGATCAGAATTCGCTAGAGATTCAATTGAGTACCAACAACCATCCGTTCCCGGGAAAACTGAGATACAGTTACCGATTAGATGAGAGCGATTCGTGGATAGAACTACCAGAGAATAAACTTACGTTGCCTTTTTTGGATTCTGGCGATTATCAATTATTTGTCCAGATCGATGATGCTTCAACAGGTTACAAAATGGATCAGAAGATCCTAGAGTTTCATATTGCCAAACCATTTTACAAAAGCAATCTGTTCCTAGCATTGATCTTTTTGGTATCCATGATGTTTTTGATAGTTTATTTTCGCTTTAAGCGAAAACGTGCTTATCAAACAGCTCTAGAAAAGGAGTCTGTCACTAAGAGAATTGAAGAAGTTAAAATGGAGGCGTTGCTATCCCAAATGAACCCACATTTTATTTTTAATTCACTCAATTCTGTTCAATATTTTATAAGTAATAATGAGAATGATCGGGCTATGAAATACCTGGGCACATTTTCAGATTTGATCAGGTCCAATTTGCACAACACAGAACGACCATTGATCACGTTAGAGGATGAGATCGCGTATTTAAAGAGATATATAGATCTTGAAAATGCTAGATTCTCAGACCGTATTGAGGTTATATTCATTGTAGATCCAGAGCTGTCGTTGACACAAACGCATATACCAACAATGATCTTGCAACCTTTTGTTGAAAATGCGTTTATTCACGCCTTTCCCTCGCGCATAGAATCACCGCAAATAAGAATAGAATTTGCCGTTATCGACTCGCAGTGCTATCAATGCACGATCACGGATAACGGAATAGGTGACGTCAGTTTCCATAAAAACAAGCATCACGTTTCCAAGGGCACGCAACTGGTTCGGGAACGATTATCTTTTTTGGGTTATGATGCAGAAAAGGCTCTACAGATAAGCTATTCACAACATGGAACTCTGGTAAAGCTCGAATTAGAGCGATAG
- a CDS encoding LytR/AlgR family response regulator transcription factor, giving the protein MINVVIIDDEVNARMFLANLLEKELGAKLHLVESCSSVQEGVQAIKNNKVDLVFLDIQMPEEDGFQLMQYFDEINFEVIFVTAYDRYAIRAFECSALHYLLKPLDPEKVGQAITRFQKTREHKQAILEKFDVFTDYLDNKRSKERIVFNTPTGFEVVVLKDILYVEAAGNYCQFYFQNKTKKLVTSSMKAIEECLPEKDFCRVHNSYIINLNEVRSFINADKEVKLRDGTLVKVSERKLAYFKNRISEMA; this is encoded by the coding sequence ATGATTAATGTGGTAATTATCGATGATGAGGTAAACGCAAGAATGTTTCTTGCCAACCTTCTAGAAAAAGAGCTGGGTGCAAAATTGCACCTGGTGGAAAGCTGTAGCTCTGTCCAAGAAGGAGTCCAGGCCATCAAGAATAATAAAGTGGATCTCGTTTTTCTGGATATACAAATGCCAGAAGAAGATGGCTTCCAGCTCATGCAGTATTTTGACGAGATAAATTTTGAGGTCATTTTTGTGACGGCCTATGATCGCTATGCTATCAGAGCCTTTGAATGCAGCGCATTACATTATTTACTTAAGCCGCTAGATCCAGAAAAGGTAGGCCAAGCCATCACTAGATTTCAAAAAACACGTGAGCACAAACAAGCTATTTTAGAGAAATTTGATGTCTTTACAGATTATCTGGACAATAAGCGAAGTAAGGAAAGGATCGTATTCAATACGCCTACAGGATTTGAAGTGGTGGTGCTCAAGGATATTTTATATGTGGAGGCAGCTGGAAATTATTGCCAGTTCTATTTTCAAAACAAGACTAAAAAACTCGTAACGAGTTCCATGAAGGCTATTGAAGAGTGTCTGCCAGAAAAGGATTTTTGCCGCGTGCACAATTCATACATCATCAATCTAAACGAAGTGCGTTCTTTTATAAATGCAGATAAAGAGGTGAAGTTGCGCGATGGTACGTTAGTGAAAGTATCAGAACGTAAACTGGCTTATTTCAAAAACCGAATTAGTGAAATGGCATAA
- a CDS encoding DUF4293 domain-containing protein: protein MIQRIQTIWLILAAACSGGLIFLVSLWIDGEGNEVVAMDENSYFGAFVASAVISIFAIFLYKNRKLQTVINRLNIMLNFILLGVFVYRALTMSGATAVAEKGIGMFIPILSIVLLVLANRAIRKDEQLVKSVDRLR, encoded by the coding sequence ATGATACAAAGAATACAGACCATATGGTTGATCCTTGCCGCTGCTTGTAGTGGTGGTTTGATATTTCTGGTAAGCCTATGGATCGATGGTGAGGGAAATGAAGTTGTGGCGATGGATGAAAATTCTTATTTTGGTGCCTTTGTGGCAAGTGCCGTAATTTCGATCTTTGCTATTTTTCTGTATAAGAATAGAAAGCTACAAACGGTGATCAACCGTTTGAACATAATGTTGAATTTCATTTTGCTAGGAGTTTTCGTATATCGAGCCCTAACGATGTCTGGAGCGACGGCGGTTGCAGAGAAAGGCATTGGGATGTTCATTCCTATCCTATCTATCGTTTTACTGGTCCTTGCAAATAGGGCTATAAGAAAGGATGAACAACTCGTAAAATCTGTGGATCGACTACGATAA
- the rho gene encoding transcription termination factor Rho produces the protein MFQIADLKSKKLPELQEIAQGLNVPKFRAMRKLDLVYKILDLQAANPDVVKKLDADDNSTPESPKQDAPKERKPRSAPKKREPKERKAKNQNDSNDKSSDQNDADSKNDKANNKPNPRQVKSKDSTNKPNPRQNKPRDNKDSDNRNDKNGNDNRNDNRRDNKNDKDGNDNRNDNRRNDHNDKDGNDNRNPRQKNQRNNNQNNVPKGNKDNRNRYRDPEFEFDGIIESEGVLDMMPDGYGFLRSSDYNYLASPDDIYVSQSQVRLFGLKTGDTVLGMVRPPKEGEKYFPLIKISQINGLDPSVVRDRVSFEHLTPLFPDEKFNLAERRASVSTRVMDLFAPIGKGQRGMIVAQPKTGKTMLLKDIANAIAANHPEVYQLILLIDERPEEVTDMQRHVDGEVIASTFDKEAHDHVRVANIVLEKAKRMVECGHDVVILLDSITRLARAYNTVQPASGKVLSGGVDANALHKPKRFFGAARNIEGGGSLSIIATALTETGSKMDEVIFEEFKGTGNMELQLDRNISNRRIFPAIDLTSSSTRRDDLLLDKDTVQRMWIMRKYLADMNPVEAMEFMSQRIKQTRNNEEFLATMND, from the coding sequence ATGTTTCAAATAGCTGATTTAAAATCAAAGAAACTTCCTGAACTACAGGAAATTGCTCAAGGATTGAACGTTCCAAAATTTCGCGCCATGCGCAAACTGGACCTAGTCTACAAAATCCTTGACCTACAAGCCGCTAATCCAGATGTGGTGAAAAAATTAGATGCTGACGATAATTCAACGCCAGAATCTCCTAAGCAAGACGCACCTAAGGAACGTAAACCTAGATCAGCGCCCAAAAAGCGTGAACCTAAAGAGCGTAAGGCAAAAAATCAAAATGACTCAAACGACAAGTCGTCTGATCAAAACGATGCCGATTCCAAAAACGATAAGGCCAATAACAAGCCCAATCCACGTCAGGTAAAGAGCAAGGATTCCACCAACAAACCGAATCCTAGACAAAACAAACCACGCGACAACAAGGATTCTGACAACAGAAACGACAAGAACGGTAATGACAACCGTAACGATAACCGTCGTGACAACAAGAATGATAAGGACGGCAACGATAACCGCAATGACAATCGTCGCAACGATCATAATGACAAGGATGGCAACGACAACCGCAATCCACGTCAAAAGAACCAACGCAACAACAACCAAAACAACGTGCCTAAAGGCAATAAGGATAACCGTAATCGCTACCGTGATCCAGAATTTGAATTTGATGGAATCATTGAGAGCGAAGGTGTTCTAGACATGATGCCAGATGGTTATGGTTTCTTGCGCAGTAGTGACTACAATTACCTAGCATCTCCAGATGATATCTATGTATCTCAATCGCAAGTACGATTGTTTGGGTTGAAGACTGGTGATACGGTACTAGGAATGGTGCGTCCACCTAAAGAAGGTGAAAAGTATTTCCCACTCATCAAGATCTCACAAATCAACGGCCTGGACCCAAGTGTGGTTCGTGATCGTGTTTCTTTTGAGCACTTGACACCATTGTTCCCAGATGAGAAATTCAACCTGGCAGAGCGACGCGCAAGCGTCTCCACAAGAGTGATGGATCTGTTTGCACCCATAGGTAAAGGACAGCGTGGTATGATCGTGGCACAACCTAAAACCGGTAAAACGATGCTATTGAAAGACATCGCTAATGCTATCGCTGCCAACCATCCAGAAGTGTATCAATTAATCCTTTTGATTGATGAACGTCCAGAAGAAGTAACTGACATGCAACGTCACGTTGACGGTGAGGTGATCGCCTCTACTTTTGATAAGGAAGCTCACGATCACGTACGTGTGGCTAACATCGTTCTTGAAAAGGCAAAACGCATGGTAGAATGTGGACATGATGTCGTGATCCTATTGGACTCCATCACTCGTCTTGCAAGAGCTTACAACACGGTACAACCAGCGAGTGGTAAAGTCCTATCTGGTGGTGTGGATGCCAATGCATTGCATAAGCCTAAGAGATTCTTTGGCGCGGCTCGTAACATAGAAGGTGGTGGATCACTATCGATCATCGCTACAGCATTAACAGAGACTGGCTCTAAAATGGACGAGGTAATCTTTGAAGAATTTAAGGGAACCGGTAATATGGAGCTGCAACTGGATCGCAACATTTCCAACCGTCGTATTTTCCCAGCCATTGACCTTACTTCTTCGTCAACACGTCGTGACGACCTATTACTGGACAAAGACACAGTACAGCGCATGTGGATCATGAGAAAATACCTGGCCGATATGAATCCTGTAGAAGCTATGGAATTCATGTCTCAACGTATCAAGCAAACTCGTAACAATGAGGAGTTTCTTGCGACCATGAACGACTAG
- the rpsT gene encoding 30S ribosomal protein S20: MANHKSALKRIRRNEAARVRNKYQHKTTRNAIKKLKETEDKSAAEKLFVEVTSMIDKLAKKNVIHWNKASNLKSKLAKHVASI, from the coding sequence ATGGCAAATCACAAAAGTGCTTTAAAGAGAATTCGTAGAAATGAGGCTGCAAGAGTACGTAACAAGTACCAGCACAAGACTACACGTAACGCTATCAAGAAATTGAAAGAGACTGAAGATAAATCTGCAGCAGAGAAATTGTTTGTAGAGGTAACTTCCATGATCGATAAGTTAGCTAAGAAAAACGTTATTCACTGGAATAAGGCAAGTAACCTAAAATCTAAATTAGCAAAGCACGTTGCTTCTATCTAG
- the proS gene encoding proline--tRNA ligase, whose protein sequence is MSKNLTSRSEDYSKWYNELVVKADLAQNSAVRGCMVIKPYGYAIWEKMQAELDRMFKETGHQNAYFPLFVPKSLFEAEEKNAEGFAKECAVVTHYRLQNDPDNPGKLRVDPEAKLEEELVVRPTSEAIIWSTYKGWIQSYRDLPLLINQWANVVRWEMRTRLFLRTAEFLWQEGHTAHATKKEALAEAELMNNVYAEFAENFMAIPVIKGTKTESERFAGADETYCIEALMQDGKALQAGTSHFLGQNFAKAFDVKFANSEGTQEYVWATSWGVSTRLMGALIMTHSDDQGLVLPPNLAPNQVVIVPIYKGAEQLEELSSTVQDIMKGLRALGVTVKYDDRDTFRPGAKFAQHELQGVPLRIAIGARDLANGTVELARRDTLTKESVALEGIEQYVKDLLDEIQNALFEKALSYREEHITEVDTFPEFKKVLKNKGGFISAHWDGTAETEERIKEYTKATIRCIPIEGRKDAGKCVLTGNPSEQRVLFAKAY, encoded by the coding sequence ATGAGTAAAAACCTAACAAGTAGATCAGAAGACTATTCAAAGTGGTATAATGAACTGGTGGTCAAGGCCGACTTAGCCCAAAACAGCGCTGTTCGTGGTTGTATGGTGATTAAGCCTTATGGGTATGCTATCTGGGAAAAGATGCAAGCAGAACTGGATCGCATGTTTAAGGAAACGGGACATCAAAACGCTTACTTTCCACTTTTTGTACCAAAAAGCCTCTTTGAGGCGGAAGAGAAAAACGCAGAAGGTTTTGCTAAAGAGTGTGCTGTGGTGACTCATTATCGATTGCAAAATGACCCTGATAATCCAGGAAAGCTACGTGTGGATCCAGAAGCGAAACTGGAGGAAGAACTAGTGGTGAGGCCTACAAGTGAGGCGATCATCTGGAGTACTTATAAAGGATGGATACAGTCTTACAGGGATTTGCCTTTGTTGATCAATCAGTGGGCTAATGTGGTGCGATGGGAGATGAGAACGAGGTTGTTCCTTAGGACGGCAGAATTCCTTTGGCAAGAAGGGCATACCGCTCACGCTACCAAAAAGGAAGCACTAGCTGAAGCTGAATTGATGAACAATGTCTACGCAGAGTTTGCTGAGAACTTCATGGCCATACCTGTTATCAAAGGAACTAAAACAGAAAGCGAACGTTTTGCGGGAGCAGATGAAACTTATTGTATTGAAGCGCTGATGCAGGATGGTAAAGCCCTACAAGCTGGAACTAGTCATTTTCTAGGTCAAAATTTTGCCAAGGCTTTTGATGTGAAGTTTGCCAATAGTGAAGGTACACAAGAATATGTTTGGGCTACTTCATGGGGTGTTTCCACAAGATTAATGGGAGCGCTTATCATGACACATAGCGACGACCAAGGATTGGTCCTGCCTCCAAATCTAGCGCCCAATCAAGTAGTCATTGTTCCTATTTATAAAGGAGCAGAACAACTTGAAGAGCTTTCCAGTACAGTTCAAGATATTATGAAAGGTTTGCGAGCCTTAGGAGTAACGGTGAAATATGACGATAGAGATACCTTCCGACCTGGAGCTAAATTTGCCCAACATGAATTGCAAGGTGTGCCTTTGCGCATCGCAATAGGTGCAAGAGATTTAGCAAATGGAACCGTTGAACTCGCAAGAAGAGATACGTTGACAAAGGAATCTGTCGCGTTGGAAGGAATTGAGCAATACGTGAAGGATCTTCTCGACGAGATTCAAAACGCCTTATTTGAAAAAGCACTTTCTTATCGCGAAGAACACATCACCGAAGTGGATACCTTTCCAGAATTTAAGAAGGTGCTCAAGAATAAGGGCGGTTTTATATCGGCACATTGGGATGGAACCGCAGAAACCGAAGAAAGAATTAAGGAATATACCAAGGCCACTATACGTTGCATTCCCATCGAAGGAAGAAAAGATGCAGGTAAGTGTGTGTTGACAGGAAACCCTTCTGAACAAAGAGTTCTTTTTGCAAAAGCATATTAA
- a CDS encoding OmpP1/FadL family transporter gives MKNYILTLSALFAGALFCAAQTVNDGLIYGQNDNLYGTARYRALSGAFGALGGDLTAVGQNPAGSAIFANHYASFTLGYNKKNNSGIYFGNDTNSSESDINFNQFGGVLVFNSVQDNLLNKFAIGLNHDTTRQYDDYTFLRGVGNTSISQYFLNNANGFTVDNFQVRNGETISDLYQFLGEQVGFDAQQGFLGYEAFVIDAVDDANPNNTQYVSNTGTGAFTQAYQVETAGSQWKTSVNIAGQFAEKWSFGLNLNGHFIDYARFTSFQEANSNTDATTTDVRFDNRLDVEGAGFSFQLGAIGNLTESLRIGATYESPTWYSIDETLTQDISTTRIENGSFVDAIVRPNVINIYPSYELRTPGSLTGSIAYIFGTSGLISFDYSTRDYSHLQFETGIDDNFTNNNLFINENLQRANTIRIGGEYRIERLTLRGGYRTVESPYEDKSIMDDLNGFSLGLGYNWGNTTLDVSYDYSERNYSQQLFDTGLTTRGDINNDTSNVMVSLGFNF, from the coding sequence ATGAAAAATTACATATTAACATTAAGCGCGCTATTTGCAGGTGCGCTTTTTTGTGCAGCACAAACAGTAAACGATGGTCTAATTTATGGCCAAAATGATAACCTCTATGGAACTGCGAGGTACCGCGCCTTGAGTGGCGCCTTTGGCGCATTAGGTGGTGACTTGACTGCTGTCGGACAAAACCCTGCAGGTTCAGCTATTTTTGCTAATCATTATGCAAGTTTTACTTTGGGATACAATAAAAAGAACAACAGTGGAATCTATTTTGGGAATGATACCAATTCAAGTGAAAGCGATATCAACTTCAATCAATTTGGTGGTGTATTGGTCTTTAATAGCGTGCAGGATAACCTGTTGAACAAATTTGCCATAGGCCTTAATCACGACACCACTAGACAATATGATGACTACACGTTTTTGAGAGGCGTTGGAAACACATCCATTTCTCAGTATTTTTTAAATAATGCAAACGGTTTTACCGTAGATAATTTCCAAGTTAGAAATGGCGAAACGATTTCTGATTTGTACCAATTCTTAGGAGAACAAGTAGGATTTGATGCTCAACAAGGATTCCTAGGTTATGAAGCGTTTGTTATTGATGCCGTTGATGATGCTAATCCTAATAACACCCAATATGTATCGAATACAGGCACAGGTGCATTCACGCAGGCATACCAAGTAGAGACTGCAGGCTCGCAATGGAAAACATCGGTGAATATCGCGGGACAGTTTGCTGAAAAATGGAGTTTTGGACTTAATCTTAATGGTCATTTTATCGATTATGCAAGATTCACCTCGTTTCAAGAAGCAAACAGTAATACTGATGCCACCACTACCGATGTTCGTTTTGACAACCGACTGGATGTGGAAGGAGCAGGATTTTCTTTTCAATTGGGAGCTATAGGCAACCTAACGGAATCTTTACGAATAGGTGCCACCTATGAATCTCCTACATGGTATAGTATCGATGAAACCTTGACCCAAGATATCTCTACAACGAGAATCGAAAATGGAAGTTTTGTAGACGCAATAGTTCGTCCCAACGTCATTAACATCTACCCATCTTACGAGTTGAGAACGCCAGGTAGTTTGACTGGAAGTATTGCTTACATATTCGGTACTTCTGGGTTGATAAGCTTTGACTACTCCACAAGAGATTATTCTCACCTTCAATTTGAAACTGGCATCGATGACAACTTTACCAACAACAATCTTTTCATCAATGAGAATCTACAGCGTGCAAATACCATTAGAATCGGTGGTGAATATCGTATCGAGCGATTGACGCTGCGTGGTGGTTATCGCACGGTAGAATCACCTTATGAAGACAAATCCATCATGGATGACCTCAACGGTTTCAGTTTGGGATTGGGTTACAATTGGGGAAATACTACTCTTGATGTTTCTTACGATTATTCAGAAAGAAACTACAGCCAGCAATTGTTTGATACTGGCCTAACGACAAGAGGAGACATCAACAACGACACCAGCAATGTCATGGTAAGTTTAGGCTTTAATTTTTAG